Within Salvia splendens isolate huo1 unplaced genomic scaffold, SspV2 ctg1178, whole genome shotgun sequence, the genomic segment TTTTCCAGATTGGAAGCCTTAAAAGAAGTTTATGGGATCATATGGATGCTTGTCCCTATTTTCATTCTTGTATTAGGAATCACACTGGGTGTTTTAGTAATTGTTTGGTTAGAAAGAGAAATATCCGCAGGGATACAGCAACGTATTGGACCCGAATACGCGGGGCCTTTGGGAATTCTTCAAGCTTTAGCCGATGGAACAAAATTACTTTTCAAAGAAAATCTTTTTCCATCTAGAGGGGATACTCGTTTATTTAGTATCGGACCATCCATAGCAGCCATATCAACTCTATTAAGCTATTCAGTAATTCCTTTTGGCTATCACTTTGTTTTAGCTGATCTTAATATCGGTGTTTTTTTATGGATCGCCATTTCAAGTCTTGCTCCCGTTGGATTGCTTATGTCAGGATATGgatcaaataataaatattccTTTTTAGGTGGATTAAGGGCTGCTGCTCAATCAATTAGTTATGAAATACCATTAACTCTATGTGTATTATCAATATCTCTACGTGTGATTCGGTGAGACATAAATTTTTCCCTATCccccccccttttttttttttttattaggaaAAAGgtaaaattaattgaatatattgaatatatatccttatttttttattcatcaTTTGGGTTGATGAACTAAATTAGATAGTTATATGAGTGAAAGAAAACAGCTTCTAAATTTGCAGTAAAAAAAATCGAGACTCATTTCTTATGTACAACAGGAAAGCACAAATAAACATAAGAAGATGAGATCATTTGTCCCAAAATTGGTTGATTAGTCATCCTGGCTTGAAAGCGGGCTCAAAGAATCAACCTTATTGAGTTTTTActatcatttatatatatatatatatatatatattattgtaATGCTAGTAATGCTACCGAGCAGttgagtaaaaataaaaatgagtggatgGTTAGGAACACCAAGATACATAAAAGATTAGTAATagaattatcaaaaataaaagaatattaaTTGGGGCTTTAAATTAGTAGAAATGATCAGGCAGTACTCCCCACGATTCCGATCCAGAGTATGCTCCTATCCACCAATTAAACAAATGACTATCAGGAACGAAGtaatcttttcctttttttttttcagaaggAAGAATaggaacaaaaaaaagaatagaCTTacaatagaaaaagaaaaaaaaaaaagaatcctttattcttctttctttcctATCTCGATattcatataaatataaattgaatTCGTGTCATAATTCATGAACTAATGGAATGTCTAATTCTTTTTCGTAATCGAAAATGATAGGTTGAAATATTTATTGGTATTTCTACAAGAAGTATTTTATTGAAAGATTAAAGTTATtgctcaagaaagaaaaattgaaattctTAAAAGATGAGATCAATTCAGAAGTACTTTACTTTAGTATTATAACAGACAGAATTACATTGGTCAAATTTTTGAATTGGGGGCATCCGATAGATTTTGATCCTATCTATCCTACAAACACATCAAGataaataatgttgaaaggctCTTAGATTTATTTGTGACCTATGAGGAGCCGTATGAGGTGAAAATCTCATGTACGGTTCTGTAATAGCGATGAAAGCAGTGATGTTATTGTCGACTATGATTATCTAACAGTTTAAGTACAGTTGATATAGTTGAAACACAATCTAAATACGGTTTTTGGGGATGGAATTTGTGGCGTCAACCTATAGGGTTTCTCATTTTTCTAATTTCTTCTCTAGCCGAGTGTGAGAGATTACCTTTTGATTTACCAGAAGCCGAAGAAGAATTAGTAGCTGGTTATCAAACCGAATATTCAGGTATAAAATTTGGCTTATTTTATGTAGCTTCGTATCTAAATCTACTAATTTCTTCATTATTTGTAACAGTTCTTTACTTGGGGGGGTGGAATCTTTCTATTCCAAACCTATTTTGTCCTGAGTTATTTAACATAAATCAAAGAGGGAAAGTTTTTGGAACAATAATCAGTATTTTTATTACACTGGCTAAAACTTATTTGTTCTTATTCCTTTCTATTGCAACAAGATGGACTTTACCAAGACTGAGAATGGACCAACTATTAAATCTTGGATGGAAATTTCTTTTACCTATTTCTTTGGGTAATCTATTATTAACGACTTCGTTCCAACTTCTTTCACTGTAAAGGAATAGAATATTCTATTCTTCATAACTTGTCTCAAACAAGAGAAAGAAACGAGTAAATTTATTTAGAGATATTCCGACATGTTCCCTATGCTAACTCGGTTCTTGAACTCTGGTCAACAAACAATACGAGCTGCCAGATACATTGGTCAAGGTTTCGTGATTACCTTGTCCCATGCGAATCGTTTACCTGTAACTATTCAATACCCCTACGAAAAATTGATTACATCAGAACGTTTCCGAGGCCGAATCCACTTTGAATTTGATAAATGCATTGCTTGTGAAGTATGTGTTCGTGTATGTCCTATAGATTTACCCGTTGTAGATTGGAAATTGCAAACAGATATTCGAAAGAAACGATTACTTAATTACAGTATTGATTTTGGAATCTGTATATTTTGTGGTAATTGCGTTGAGTATTGTCCAACTAATTGTTTATCAATGACTGAAGAATATGAACTTTCTACCTATAATCGTCACGAATTGAATTATAACCAAATTGCTTTAGGTCGTTTACCAATGTCAGTAATTGACGATTATACAATTCGAACAATTTTGAATTCACCTCAATCTTTAATCAAAATGGACAAACCCCCTTTGATTAAAGATTGattgaagagtcatttttaatcATTAAACAAAGATCTAGGTTTGATCTAAAAGTCtgaaatctttttttttttcattttgcattttgtttggtcAATAACTACAAAAGCTACAAATCCCAACTAGCGATTGGATTTGATTGATTGGTAAGAATTGCAGCGTAGCTTAATTTAGATTGAAAATCTATTAATATAGTCATAATTCTATCCATAATTATTTC encodes:
- the LOC121788921 gene encoding NAD(P)H-quinone oxidoreductase subunit 1, chloroplastic; protein product: MIIDIIEIEAIHSFSRLEALKEVYGIIWMLVPIFILVLGITLGVLVIVWLEREISAGIQQRIGPEYAGPLGILQALADGTKLLFKENLFPSRGDTRLFSIGPSIAAISTLLSYSVIPFGYHFVLADLNIGVFLWIAISSLAPVGLLMSGYGSNNKYSFLGGLRAAAQSISYEIPLTLCVLSISLRVIR